The proteins below are encoded in one region of Streptomyces ficellus:
- a CDS encoding MFS transporter, whose product MPSRSRTPRWTFALVSAGGVMMTLDVTVVNVALSDIARDVDAGLGRVQWTVSAYSLAFGALLLTAGALSDRIGRRTVFTAGMALFTLASAACGLAPDAGTLIAARAAQGLGGALVFAPTLALLAAVYEGARRQAAIAAFAAIASAAGALGPIVGGLFVQLLGWRWIFLVNVPIGVLVVAGALTRMPRSAAPRDARRRLDPLGAALGVGALLALHYPLVTGPEAGWAAPQVLLSAAAGVVLAGALVASQRRGDGLLDMTLLRVRAFSGAAVLGFLARLSSLGVLAFVTLWLQSTHAYTPLEVGLHLLPLTGSLLVVGLFVARLQRVFSPDVLVAAGFAAQGVGLAGLAAAGAGGARPVTTVALVLLGIGGAVIFPPLMGVAVGAAPADRAGMASGLTNACYPLGTATGVAVFGAVFSARLSDGLGTGPDVTGAVREAVETGRFDVLDPALQPLARTAFSGAFTAVCLASALVCLLGVLAARTLRPGAESAGGTAKRPRSRMARAS is encoded by the coding sequence GTGCCCTCCCGCAGTCGTACCCCGCGCTGGACCTTCGCCCTGGTCAGCGCCGGCGGCGTGATGATGACCCTGGACGTGACCGTCGTCAACGTCGCCCTCTCCGACATCGCCCGGGACGTCGACGCCGGGCTGGGCAGGGTCCAGTGGACCGTGTCCGCCTACTCGCTGGCGTTCGGCGCCCTGCTGCTCACCGCGGGCGCGCTCTCCGACCGCATCGGGCGCCGCACGGTGTTCACCGCCGGCATGGCGCTGTTCACCCTCGCGTCGGCCGCGTGCGGCCTCGCCCCGGACGCCGGCACCCTCATCGCCGCACGCGCCGCCCAGGGGCTGGGCGGCGCCCTGGTGTTCGCCCCGACCCTCGCCCTGCTGGCCGCCGTGTACGAGGGCGCCCGCCGCCAGGCCGCGATCGCCGCCTTCGCCGCCATCGCCTCCGCGGCCGGCGCGCTCGGCCCCATCGTCGGAGGACTCTTCGTCCAGTTACTGGGATGGCGCTGGATCTTCCTGGTCAACGTCCCCATCGGCGTCCTCGTCGTCGCCGGCGCGCTCACCCGCATGCCCCGGTCGGCGGCGCCCCGCGACGCCCGGCGCCGCCTGGACCCGCTGGGCGCCGCCCTCGGCGTCGGCGCCCTCCTCGCCCTGCACTACCCCCTGGTCACCGGCCCCGAAGCCGGATGGGCCGCACCGCAGGTGCTGCTCTCCGCGGCCGCCGGCGTCGTCCTCGCCGGAGCCCTCGTGGCCAGCCAGCGCCGAGGCGACGGACTGCTCGACATGACCCTGCTGCGGGTCCGGGCCTTCTCCGGCGCCGCCGTCCTGGGCTTCCTCGCCCGCCTCTCCAGCCTCGGCGTGCTCGCCTTCGTCACCCTGTGGCTCCAGAGCACCCACGCCTACACCCCGCTGGAGGTCGGCCTGCACCTGCTGCCCCTCACGGGCAGCCTGCTCGTCGTGGGTCTCTTCGTCGCCCGGCTGCAACGGGTCTTCTCGCCCGACGTCCTGGTCGCCGCCGGGTTCGCCGCACAGGGCGTGGGCCTGGCCGGGCTGGCCGCCGCCGGAGCGGGCGGCGCCCGGCCGGTCACGACCGTCGCACTCGTGCTCCTCGGCATCGGCGGGGCGGTCATCTTCCCGCCCCTGATGGGCGTCGCCGTCGGCGCCGCGCCCGCCGACCGGGCGGGCATGGCGTCCGGCCTGACCAACGCCTGCTACCCGCTCGGCACGGCGACCGGCGTCGCCGTCTTCGGCGCCGTGTTCTCCGCCCGGCTGAGCGACGGGCTCGGCACCGGACCCGACGTCACGGGAGCCGTGCGCGAGGCCGTCGAGACCGGCCGGTTCGACGTACTGGACCCCGCGCTCCAGCCGCTCGCCCGCACGGCCTTCTCCGGCGCGTTCACCGCCGTGTGCCTGGCGTCCGCGCTGGTCTGCCTGCTGGGTGTACTGGCCGCCCGCACCCTCAGGCCCGGCGCGGAGAGCGCCGGCGGGACCGCGAAGCGGCCCCGGTCCCGGATGGCGCGGGCGTCCTGA
- a CDS encoding IucA/IucC family protein, with protein sequence MPTPADHPVPALPDVAPAAWREANRRLLAKALGEWCFEDMLKAVETGDGTYRVDLDSGTTYAFGATPGAFGWLRVDPASITRTATSMLGNSIAQPAWDAQEFLIEAASTIDSDPSTVATYFTELSATLAVDAARITHGGETVAEMRALDHTALECRMTGHNLLVANKGRIGFSATDVRAYAPESAQSLRLLWVAVHRGLAEFRGTSELSENSILDAELDEETRARFTQVLHDAGVDPAAYVWLPVHPWQWDHAVQTLHAADVAQRRIVPLGESPDAYLPGQSIRTMANVTTPERYDVKLPLKILNTLVWRGIPPHCTMGAPVVTQWLRGLVERDAFLTEECRTVFLGEVASVTVRHPYLTKLEDAPYQHLETLGCIWRDSVSAAKDPDERVRTFASLLHTDNAGDAFVAELVRASGLDPQEWLRRLFDTLLVPVMHVLYRYGVTFNPHGQNTLIGYDENDVPTRLYLKDFVDDVCVSFTDVPERGPEPDGHDHVLPRKHPSIIKQHVVDQVFVGHFRYLAPLCADQLGVPEKTFWRLVRQTILDFQQRFPELSERFAEYDLLTPEIPRYGLNRDRIVVTRYTDRALRHALYPNGTHPNPLAEH encoded by the coding sequence ATGCCCACCCCCGCCGACCATCCCGTGCCCGCGCTGCCCGATGTGGCTCCCGCAGCATGGCGGGAAGCCAATCGACGACTTCTCGCCAAGGCCTTGGGCGAGTGGTGTTTCGAGGACATGCTCAAGGCGGTCGAGACCGGAGACGGCACTTACCGCGTCGACCTGGACAGCGGCACGACGTACGCGTTCGGCGCCACGCCCGGCGCCTTCGGCTGGCTGCGGGTCGACCCCGCTTCGATCACCCGCACCGCCACCAGCATGCTGGGCAACTCCATCGCCCAACCCGCCTGGGACGCGCAGGAGTTCCTCATCGAGGCGGCGTCGACCATCGACAGCGACCCCTCGACCGTCGCCACCTACTTCACCGAGCTGTCCGCCACCCTGGCCGTGGACGCCGCCCGCATCACCCACGGCGGCGAGACCGTGGCCGAGATGCGCGCACTGGACCACACCGCACTCGAGTGCCGCATGACCGGGCACAACCTCCTCGTCGCCAACAAGGGCCGCATCGGCTTCTCCGCCACCGACGTCCGCGCCTACGCCCCCGAGTCCGCCCAGTCGCTGAGACTCCTCTGGGTCGCCGTCCACCGCGGCCTCGCCGAGTTCCGCGGCACCTCCGAGCTGTCCGAAAACAGCATCCTCGACGCGGAGCTGGACGAGGAGACCCGGGCCCGCTTCACCCAGGTGCTCCACGACGCGGGCGTCGACCCCGCCGCCTACGTGTGGCTGCCCGTCCACCCCTGGCAGTGGGACCACGCGGTGCAGACCCTGCACGCCGCCGACGTGGCGCAGCGCCGCATCGTCCCGCTGGGCGAGAGCCCGGACGCGTACCTGCCCGGCCAGTCCATCCGCACGATGGCCAACGTCACCACCCCCGAGCGGTACGACGTCAAACTCCCGCTGAAGATCCTCAACACCCTGGTCTGGCGCGGCATCCCGCCCCACTGCACCATGGGCGCGCCCGTCGTCACCCAGTGGCTGCGCGGACTCGTGGAGCGCGACGCGTTCCTGACCGAGGAGTGCCGCACCGTCTTCCTCGGCGAGGTCGCCTCGGTGACCGTCCGGCACCCCTACCTCACCAAGCTGGAGGACGCGCCCTACCAGCACCTGGAGACACTCGGCTGCATCTGGCGCGACTCGGTGTCCGCCGCCAAGGACCCGGACGAGCGGGTACGCACCTTCGCCTCCCTCCTCCACACCGACAACGCCGGCGACGCGTTCGTCGCCGAACTCGTCCGCGCCTCCGGCCTCGACCCCCAGGAGTGGCTGCGGCGCCTGTTCGACACCCTGCTGGTGCCGGTCATGCACGTGCTGTACCGGTACGGCGTCACCTTCAACCCGCACGGGCAGAACACCCTGATCGGGTACGACGAGAACGACGTCCCGACCCGTCTGTACCTCAAGGACTTCGTGGACGACGTGTGCGTGTCGTTCACCGACGTGCCCGAACGCGGGCCGGAGCCGGACGGCCACGACCACGTCCTGCCCCGCAAACACCCCTCCATCATCAAGCAGCACGTCGTCGACCAGGTCTTCGTCGGGCACTTCCGCTACCTGGCCCCGCTCTGCGCCGACCAGCTCGGCGTACCGGAGAAGACGTTCTGGCGGCTGGTCCGGCAGACGATCCTCGACTTCCAGCAGCGGTTCCCCGAGCTGTCCGAGCGGTTCGCCGAGTACGACCTGCTCACCCCCGAGATACCGCGCTACGGGCTGAACCGCGACCGGATCGTGGTCACCCGGTACACCGACCGCGCGCTGCGCCACGCGCTGTACCCGAACGGCACGCACCCCAACCCGCTGGCCGAGCACTGA
- a CDS encoding pyridoxal phosphate-dependent decarboxylase family protein, with protein sequence MTPLTETRPPLSPFPPSVLAGSSEGLAEVLATLAEAVDTASTARRPDGPVPPGTPAEVLAAASRALGPAGLPAEGLGTKAALQLLTTVLTEHGIDLSHPRAAAHLQPPSLAVAVAADTLASAGNASLDTYDSGASALAVERWLIGTLIGLAGLGERADGVLTPGGSLSNLMGLLLARDATALRRGIDAREQGVGALPGPVVFCSELAHFSTHRACAALGLGEAAVHPVPVDEHRRMRPDALAAALDSLGPGRTPVAVVATAGTTDFGSVDPLPEIAEIAAGHGLWMHVDAAYGFGALFSQRLAGRLAGLDLADSVTLDLHKIGWQPAATGVLLVSDTTAFTSLDREVAYLNPVDDSEAGYDGLLGRSLQTTRRPDAVKAAATLLAYGRTGMARMVDACHGLARHAERRVLAEPRLELVAPAELTTVVFRYRAAGPALSDELNGALRRRLLESGTALIGRTEAATDGPGSPRRVCLKFTLLNPTATTDDIDGLVDTVLDAGRTCERLFEEGAA encoded by the coding sequence GTGACACCGCTGACCGAGACACGACCCCCACTGTCCCCGTTCCCGCCCTCCGTGCTCGCCGGATCCTCCGAGGGCCTCGCCGAGGTGCTCGCCACGCTCGCCGAGGCGGTCGACACCGCGTCGACGGCCCGCCGCCCCGACGGCCCCGTCCCGCCCGGCACCCCCGCCGAGGTCCTCGCCGCCGCTTCCCGGGCGCTCGGCCCCGCCGGACTGCCCGCCGAGGGGCTCGGCACCAAGGCCGCCCTGCAACTGCTGACGACCGTGCTGACCGAGCACGGCATCGACCTGTCCCATCCCCGGGCCGCCGCCCACCTCCAGCCGCCGTCCCTGGCGGTCGCCGTCGCCGCCGACACCCTGGCGAGCGCCGGCAACGCCTCCCTGGACACCTACGACTCCGGCGCCTCGGCCCTGGCCGTCGAACGCTGGCTCATCGGCACCCTGATCGGGCTGGCCGGGCTCGGGGAGCGCGCCGACGGCGTCCTCACGCCCGGCGGGTCCCTGTCCAACCTGATGGGCCTGCTGCTCGCCCGGGACGCCACCGCGCTGCGCCGCGGCATCGACGCCCGCGAGCAGGGCGTCGGGGCGCTGCCCGGACCGGTGGTGTTCTGCTCCGAGCTCGCCCACTTCTCCACCCACCGCGCCTGCGCCGCCCTGGGCCTGGGCGAGGCCGCCGTGCACCCCGTGCCGGTCGACGAGCACCGGCGCATGCGGCCCGACGCGCTGGCCGCCGCCCTGGACTCGCTCGGCCCCGGCCGGACACCGGTCGCGGTGGTCGCCACCGCGGGGACGACGGACTTCGGCTCCGTCGACCCGCTCCCGGAGATCGCCGAGATCGCCGCCGGGCACGGCCTGTGGATGCACGTGGACGCCGCGTACGGGTTCGGCGCGCTGTTCTCGCAGCGGCTGGCCGGCCGGCTCGCGGGCCTGGACCTGGCCGACTCCGTCACGCTCGACCTGCACAAGATCGGCTGGCAGCCCGCCGCGACCGGGGTGCTGCTGGTCTCCGACACGACCGCGTTCACCTCCCTCGACCGCGAGGTCGCCTACCTCAACCCGGTCGACGACTCCGAGGCGGGCTACGACGGGCTCCTCGGCCGCAGCCTCCAGACCACCCGCCGCCCCGACGCGGTGAAGGCCGCCGCCACGCTGCTCGCGTACGGCCGCACCGGCATGGCCCGGATGGTCGACGCGTGCCACGGCCTCGCACGCCACGCCGAACGGCGCGTCCTCGCCGAGCCGCGGCTCGAACTCGTCGCCCCGGCCGAGCTGACCACGGTCGTCTTCCGCTACCGCGCCGCCGGCCCGGCCCTCTCCGACGAGCTGAACGGCGCCCTGCGCAGACGGCTGCTGGAGTCCGGCACCGCGCTGATCGGGCGCACCGAGGCCGCCACGGACGGGCCGGGCTCGCCCAGGCGCGTGTGCCTGAAGTTCACCCTGCTCAACCCCACCGCCACCACCGACGACATCGACGGTCTCGTGGACACCGTCCTCGACGCCGGCCGCACCTGTGAACGACTCTTCGAGGAGGGCGCCGCATGA